The following are encoded together in the Penicillium digitatum chromosome 3, complete sequence genome:
- a CDS encoding Cytochrome P450 family protein, putative codes for MTLSFVVGFAAAAIVLQVLRVVFNSWQHSRNAKSLGCGSVPMYPCKDPLGIDNLKQALAADKAKLVPELAEKRVKVISDQENRYVTTFSIRNLGRTHIFTIDPKNIQAILATQFKDFELGSIRRLSLHPLLGTGIFTADGEEWSRSRGLLRPQFTREQISQLDLEEEHVQKAMQALPVVANGWTAITDIQSIFFRLTIDSATEFLFGESVESQLGALTGLNRPEDSFANYFDQSQWVCAQRSRFEGLAFLAENKETKFSDKQVHSFVDKVVSNALTASQAEKIASPNKKSSYVFLEALLEVTRDPIELRSQLLNILLAGRDTTASLLSWTTLMLARNPEVFTKLRETIISTFGTYSNPQNITFATLKSCEYLQHVMNEVLRLYPVVPFNRRSATRDTTIPRGGGPDGQDPVYIRRGQSVIYTTHVMQRRKDLWGPDADQFKPDRWSRRRPGWEYIPFNGGPRICIGQQFALTEAGYVIVRLLQRFDQIENAYPDQKLRYGLTLTSAPADLVTVRLHLAADA; via the exons ATGACTCTGTCGTTCGTCGTGGGTTTTGCGGCCGCAGCCATCGTGCTGCAGGTCCTTCGTGTGGTATTCAACTCATGGCAACACTCACGTAATGCTAAGAGCTTGGGTTGTGGCAGCGTGCCAATGTACCCGTGCAAGGATCCTTTGGGAATTGACAACCTGAAACAGGCTCTAGCGGCAGACAAGGCCAAATTGGTACCTGAGTTGGCCGAGAAGCGGGTCAAGGTCATTAGCGACCAGGAGAACCGCTATGTCACTACATTCTCCATTAGGAACCTCGGTCGCACCCACATTTTCACGATTGACCCGAAGAACATTCAGGCTATTCTGGCTACACAGTTCAAGGACTTTGAGCTTGGTTCTATCCGTCGTCTTAGTTTGCATCCACTACTAGGCACTGGTATT TTCACCGCCGATGGAGAGGAGTGGAGCCGATCTCGTGGCCTGCTTCGGCCTCAGTTCACTCGCGAGCAGATCAGTCAACTGGATTTGGAAGAAGAGCATGTACAGAAGGCCATGCAGGCTCTGCCCGTCGTGGCCAACGGATGGACCGCCATCACCGACATCCAAtccatcttcttccgcttGACCATCGACTCCGCCACAGAATTCCTCTTTGGCGAAAGCGTCGAGAGCCAACTCGGCGCTCTAACCGGCCTGAACAGACCCGAAGACTCCTTCGCCAACTACTTCGACCAGTCGCAATGGGTCTGCGCGCAGCGAAGTCGCTTTGAGGGCCTCGCCTTCCTCGCCGAGAACAAGGAAACCAAATTCTCCGACAAGCAAGTCCACTCCTTTGTCGACAAAGTCGTCTCCAACGCGCTCACAGCCTCCCAAGCCGAAAAAATTGCGTCTCCTAACAAAAAGTCCTCCTACGTCTTCCTTGAAGCCCTCCTCGAAGTGACCCGTGACCCAATCGAGCTCCGCTCTCAACTCCTCAACATCCTCCTCGCGGGCCGCGACACAACAGCCTCCCTCCTAAGCTGGACAACACTCATGCTCGCCCGCAACCCAGAAGTCTTCACCAAACTCCGCGAAACAATCATTTCCACCTTCGGCACCTACTCCAACCCCCAGAACATCACCTTCGCCACCCTGAAATCCTGCGAGTACCTGCAGCACGTAATGAACGAAGTGCTCCGTCTGTACCCAGTCGTCCCTTTCAACCGTCGCAGCGCAACCCGCGACACGACCATCCCGCGCGGCGGCGGTCCGGACGGCCAGGACCCGGTCTACATCCGCAGGGGCCAGTCGGTGATCTACACGACGCATGTTATGCAGCGTCGCAAGGACCTGTGGGGTCCTGACGCTGACCAGTTCAAGCCTGATCGATGGAGTCGTCGGAGGCCTGGTTGGGAATATATTCCCTTTAATGGTGGGCCACGAATCTGTATTGGGCAGCAGTTTGCGCTTACCGAGGCCGGTTACGTTATCGTGAGGCTTTTGCAGCGCTTCGACCAGATTGAGAATGCTTATCCTGATCAGAAACTTCGGTATGGTCTTACTCTGACTAGCGCGCCTGCTGATTTGGTTACTGTGCGTTTGCACCTGGCTGCGGATGCTTGA
- a CDS encoding Extracellular endoglucanase/cellulase, putative, translating into MLFSWHWKFPSTSLDCFDSTKGEIIAHLGVSEHTTCNFQNRGIDFDRRFPVFQVYKGPSGAFLINPALRFRPLHPRRVSRFPEPTWTPFNEFISTCNSATELSVGSFPTYWKGLLQSGLAFPGIPVIIEPSFTLALCILSFHSNFKTGLLISIHFAPYFGSITFFPSNSTLTLFFKHHFTMKFTNIVLAASAASVACAYPRDRNVVPSKQSAEIKKRAANGFTWVGVSESGAEFGSNIPGTLGQDYAWPKTSQIQILRDAGMNIFRVPFLMERLVPTSITGAPDATYLADLKSTIKFITDSGAYAVLDPHNYGRYHGNIISSTSDFKAFWTTVATEFASNEKVIFDTNNEYHDLDQTLVLDLNQAAIDAIRAAGATSQYIFVEGNAWTGAWSWTDHNDNLKALTDSEDKIVYEMHQYLDGDSSGTSESCASPTIGKERLQSATAWLQENNKRGFIGEFAGGVNADCQAAVEGMLAYMSENSDVWMGAEWWSAGPMWGSYMYNLEPSNGPAYASYLPILEKYFVDSVASIISPSSSSSSGSKAAAKPSTTAAGVEITSIPSSNVQAFSSVIEPSSATVSASAEVSVAVAPVVSSATTAAPTTLVTVTATAKPHTAKPSNAKPYTAKPYTAKPFTQCGGINWTGPTVCEAGTTCVKQNPFYYQCVN; encoded by the exons ATGCTATTCTCTTGGCATTGGAAATTTCCATCAACATCTCTTGACTGCTTTGATTCTACGAAAGGAGAGATCATTGCACACCTTGGTGTGTCTGAGCATACCACATGCAATTTTCAAAA TCGCGGCATTGACTTCGATAGGAGGTTCCCTGTTTTTCAGGTTTACAAAGGACCTTCCGG AGCATTTCTCATTAACCCGGCTCTTCGATTTCGGCCACTACACCCAAGACGGGTTAGCCGATTCC CTGAACCGACTTGGACTCCCTTTAATGAATTTATCTCCACATGCAATTCAGCCACGGAGCTAAGCGTTGGCTCATTTCCGACATATTGG AAGGGGCTCCTGCAGTCAGGGTTAGCGTTTCCCGGTATCCCGGTCATAATTGAGCCGA GTTTCACTCTTGCTTTGTGCATactttcttttcattcaaACTTCAAGACTGGTCTCTTGATTTCCATTCATTTTGCTCCGTACTTCGGTTCCATCACATTCTTTCCGTCAAACTCGACACtcactcttttttttaaacatCATTTTACAATGAAGTTCACAAACATTGTTCTGGCCGCCAGCGCCGCCAGCGTGGCTTGCGCGTACCCCCGAGACAGAAACGTTGTTCCCTCCAAGCAGAGTGCTGAGATCAAGAAGCGTGCTGCCAATGGATTCACTTGGGTCGGTGTCAGCGAGTCCGGTGCCGAATTCGGCAGCAACATCCCCGGTACTTTGGGCCAAGACTACGCCTGGCCCAAGACTTCCCAGATTCAGATCCTGAGAGATGCCGGCATGAACATTTTCCGTGTACCCTTCTTGATGGAGCGCCTGGTGCCTACCAGCATTACTGGCGCCCCGGATGCCACTTACCTGGCTGACCTCAAGTCT ACCATCAAGTTCATTACCGACAGCGGTGCCTACGCCGTCCTTGACCCCCACAACTACGGAAGATA CCATGGCAACATCATCAGCTCGACCTCCGATTTCAAGGCCTTCTGGACTACCGTTGCTACCGAGTTCGCCTCCAACGAGAAGGTTATTTTCGACACCA ACAACGAGTACCACGATCTTGACCAGACTCTCGTCCTGGACCTGAACCAGGCCGCCATTGACGCCATCCGTGCCGCTGGTGCCACCAGCCAGTACATCTTCGTCGAGGGTAACGCATGGACCGGCGCCTGGTCCTGGACCGACCACAACGACAACCTCAAGGCCCTTACCGACTCTGAGGACAAGATCGTCTACGAGATGCACCAGTACCTTGATGGCGACAGCTCTGGCACTTCCGAGTCCTGCGCCAGCCCCACCATTGGCAAGGAGCGTCTCCAGTCCGCCACCGCCTGGTTGCAGGAGAACAACAAGAGGGGTTTCATCGGCGAGTTCGCCGGTGGTGTCAACGCCGACTGCCAGGCTGCCGTTGAGGGCATGCTCGCCTACATGTCCGAGAACAGCGACGTCTGGATGGGTGCCGAGTGGTGGTCCGCCGGTCCTATGTGGGGATCTTACATGTACAACTTGGAGCCCAGCAACGGCCCTGCGTACGCTTCCTACCTCCCCATCCTCGAGAAGTACTTCGTCGACAGCGTTGCCTCTATCATTtccccctcttcctcttcttcatccggCTCCAAGGCTGCCGCCAAGCCTTCTACCACTGCCGCCGGCGTCGAGATCACCTCCATCCCCAGCAGCAACGTCCAGGCCTTCAGCTCCGTGATTGAGCCTTCCAGCGCGActgtctccgcttctgccgaGGTTTCCGTCGCTGTTGCTCCCGTTGTCTCCTCCGCCACTACTGCCGCCCCGACTACCCTTGTCACTGTCACTGCCACTGCCAAGCCCCACACTGCCAAGCCCTCTAATGCCAAGCCTTACACTGCTAAACCCTACACTGCCAAGCCCTTCACTCAG TGTGGTGGCATCAACTGGACCGGCCCTACTGTCTGCGAGGCCGGTACCACCTGCGTCAAGCAGAACCCATTCTACTACCAGTGTGTCAACTAA
- a CDS encoding putative snRNP and snoRNP protein: MAEDTSAAWPIADEALAQSLLDLVQQAAHYRQLKKGANECTKSLNRGTSELVIMAADTSPLAIVLHLPLLAEDKNVPYVYVPSKMALGRATGVSRPVIAASITTNEASDLTAQIRAIKNQVERLMI, from the exons ATGGCTGAAGATACTAGCGCCGCTTGGCCCATCGCTGATGAGGCTCTTGCCCAGAGCCTCCTCGATCTTGTGCAGCAGGCCGCTCACTATCGCCAACTGAAGAAG GGCGCCAACGAGTGCACCAAGTCCCTTAACCGGGGTACTAGTGAACTTGTCATCATGGCCGCCGATACTAGCCCCCTCGCTATTGTCCTTCACTTGCCGCTTTTGGCCGAGGACAAGAAC GTTCCCTACGTTTACGTTCCCAGCAAGATGGCTCTCGGCCGTGCTACTGGTGTTTCCCGCCCCGTGATTGCTGCCTCTATCACTACCAATGAGGCCAGTGATCTGACTGCTCAGATCCGCGCCATCAAGAACCAGGTCGAGCGTCTCATGATCTAA
- a CDS encoding Aminoglycoside phosphotransferase — protein sequence MKPWLIPCCVMPDFTWPDNVRPVSSDRIPSTPRPTHPRLRKFWGFFHKYLRRFSRSYCDWVGISYDNQIAQLPFGLILKWSDGTRIEEVLSMQVARRAGLPVPRVICYGEHTDTPHAPVSILMTRVPGEELGQVFESLSNEDKNSILKELKGYLNTIRGWSSPWGGQRICSLQGTSISSVRLPGHSAGPFESEVEFNEFLIRPAWSGGFSSDSEYKDALNRAKMMGSLPHRVVFTHGDLKHHNILVQGGKITGFLDWESAGWYPEYWDFTTALRFTREDFWWYSFVIKLGGDSYLAEMDCEKALTSLTGASYYW from the coding sequence ATGAAACCTTGGTTAATACCTTGCTGTGTTATGCCCGATTTTACGTGGCCAGACAACGTCCGGCCGGTCTCTAGCGATCGAATACCATCAACTCCTCGGCCAACGCACCCACGGCTGCGTAAATTTTGGGGGTTTTTCCACAAATATCTGAGACGCTTTTCTCGATCTTATTGCGACTGGGTCGGAATATCGTATGATAATCAGATTGCTCAGCTTCCATTTGGATTGATTTTGAAATGGTCCGATGGCACTCGAATCGAGGAAGTGTTGTCTATGCAAGTTGCACGAAGAGCAGGTCTCCCAGTCCCAAGGGTGATCTGCTATGGCGAGCATACTGACACACCCCATGCACCGGTTTCGATTCTTATGACTCGCGTGCCCGGTGAAGAACTAGGCCAAGTCTTTGAATCCCTCAGTAACGAGGATAAAAATTCAATTCTAAAGGAGCTTAAAGGTTATCTTAACACCATACGAGGGTGGTCAAGCCCCTGGGGTGGGCAAAGAATTTGCTCTCTCCAAGGTACCTCGATAAGCAGTGTCCGCCTTCCCGGTCATTCTGCTGGTCCATTTGAGTCAGAGGTAGAGTTCAACGAATTCCTCATACGCCCTGCTTGGTCGGGTGGCTTCTCATCAGACTCGGAATACAAAGATGCACTCAATCGCGCCAAAATGATGGGAAGCTTGCCTCATCGCGTTGTCTTTACCCACGGAGATTTAAAGCACCATAACATTCTGGTACAAGGGGGCAAGATCACCGGGTTCTTGGATTGGGAATCGGCAGGCTGGTATCCTGAATATTGGGACTTCACTACTGCTTTGAGGTTCACTCGGGAGGACTTTTGGTGGTACAGCTTTGTGATCAAACTCGGTGGAGACTCATATTTAGCAGAGATGGATTGTGAGAAGGCGCTGACTTCTCTGACCGGCGCTTCTTACTATTGGTAA
- a CDS encoding Aminoglycoside phosphotransferase: MTTPNPDHEHFFRYTSGRWLWDEEQQLRDRYKAFNVAELQSLAAKVVRSDSCISITKLAEGGYNKVFRLIMNDGKRVLARIPNPNAGPAFYSTASEVATMELARDFLQIPVPRIFDWSATSNNAVGSEYIIMEEASGTQLGDIWDQLSPDKKLSIMREIVTIESKMLAVSFSHFGSIYFAKDAVEGAVPALLTNEASSELRERVYKKFSIGPTVDRNFWKKERLSMQISRGPWRTPQEYALSVGWRELEWIKNFAVSKAPSEATLISSAQNSPQAHLQLLEKYLKVAPTILDIDPVLTRPTLWHGDLHSSNLFVDDGHITATIDWQGSWAGPLFLQSQTSPIVDYPGSIPLQRPDNFDDLGPEQQAEIKQQIFKSTLYQLYLLETTERNPLLAKAFHLDHGKTRRLPVEFAGNTWDDDIVSFREALINVERHWQELGIQGECPYHFTQDELHSHSVDSEGWNEVQDFFSSIQGLVKRDGWTSHDTFDAAFNFFSELRERGLKHMKGEEKKAFDRQTRWARH, encoded by the exons atgacaacaccaaatCCTGATCACGAGCACTTCTTCCGTTATACGAGTGGACGATGGCTCTGGGATGAAGAACAGCAGCTCAGGGACAGGTATAAGGCCTTTAACGTTGCTGAGCTCCAAAGCCTCGCGGCCAAAGTCGTTCGATCAGACAGCTGCATCTCCATAACGAAGCTGGCCGAGGGAGGATATAACAAGGTCTTCCGTTTGATCATGAATGATGGAAAAAGAGTGCTTGCTCGTATACCAAACCCAAATGCCGGCCCAGCGTTCTATTCGACCGCTTCCGAAGTCGCGACCATGGAGCTT GCTCGAGATTTCCTTCAAATTCCTGTGCCCCGAATCTTTGATTGGAGTGCCACATCAAATAACGCCGTTGGCTCGGAATACATCATTATGGAAGAAGCATCTGGCACACAGCTTGGAGACATCTGGGATCAGCTGAGTCCGGACAAAAAACTTTCCATTATGAGGGAAATAGTGACTATCGAGTCAAAGATGCTTGCGGTGTCGTTTTCGCA CTTTGGCAGCATATATTTCGCGAAAGATGCAGTGGAAGGCGCAGTTCCAGCCCTGCTCACCAACGAAGCTTCCTCCGAACTCAGAGAGCGAGTATACAAGAAATTTAGTATTGGTCCTACCGTCGACCGAAACTTCTGGAAGAAGGAACGCTTGTCGATGCAGATCTCGCGTGGTCCTT GGCGGACGCCCCAAGAATATGCGCTAAGTGTTGGCTGGCGTGAATTAGAGTGGATCAAAAATTTTGCCGTTTCGAAAGCACCAAGCGAAGCTACCCTAATTTCTTCGGCCCAAAACAGTCCACAAGCACATCTGCAGCTTTTGGAGAAGTATCTTAAAGTGGCTCCTACTATTCTGGACATTGACCCTGTTCTCACTCGCCCTACATTGTGGCACGGAGACCTTCATTCATCTAATCTCTTTGTGGATGATGGCCATATAACTGCTACCATTGATTGGCAAGGCTCGTGGGCAGGTCCACTCTTTCTTCAATCCCAAACCTCTCCGATCGTGGACTACCCAGGCAGCATTCCACTTCAACGCCCAGACAATTTTGACGATCTGGGCCCTGAGCAGCAAGCTGAAATCAAGCAGCAGATATTCAAATCGACGCTATATCAGCTATATCTGCTGGAGACCACAGAGCGCAACCCCCTTCTTGCCAAAGCGTTCCATCTAGACCATGGGAAGACAAGGCGTCTTCCGGTCGAATTTGCCGGAAACACATGGGATGATGACATAGTCTCTTTCCGTGAGGCACTTATTAACGTTGAAAG ACATTGGCAAGAACTTGGCATTCAAGGCGAGTGTCCTTATCACTTCACGCAGGATGAACTACATAGCCACTCCGTTGATTCCGAGGGCTGGAATGAGGTCCAGGATTTCTTTAGCAGTATACAAGGTCTTGTGAAACGAGATGGCTGGACAAGTCATGACACGTTCGACGCTGCTTTTAACTTCTTTTCAGAGCTTCGAGAACGGGGCCTGAAGCATatgaaaggagaagaaaagaaagcttTTGACCGACAGACTCGTTGGGCCAGACATTAG
- a CDS encoding putative RNA-directed DNA polymerase from transposon X-element gives MQTTTQVLDFLKGIQELTADIIKNPIGQEWRQQFEQLRQETSQIKQDIHAVRIASSNPIAAGSNRIRSYVDAIKSAPPLTHFLSTHGSASTNPATPSDLLQDRQIIVKLGDSDGIKLFRTRTPAEITKLAEKARVKAAKATDGLAVASAKFVAARQLKSGDISLSLRTAKEAEIMRCHRLAWVKHLWKGSEVRLPSWGVVIHDVNVRSLGINSAAEIKDRKQGITKQLLTENLFHWGADAEITQISWLVLPEGKKSGSLIVEFLSPHTANKSIDTGTLWDSEVLTTVVNTFLATKAQSTQPGDDIITSNHKKQGPDQTRPAIYC, from the exons ATGCAAACTACGAC GCAGGTTTTGGACTTTCTGAAAGGCATTCAGGAGCTCACTGCCGACATCATCAAGAACCCCATCGGCCAGGAATGGAGGCAGCAATTTGAACAGCTGCGCCAGGAGACCAGCCAGATCAAGCAAGACATTCACGCGGTGAGAATTGCTTCATCAAATCCGATCGCAGCTGGATCGAATCGGATCCGATCGTACGTCGATGCGATCAAGAGCGCGCCACCGCTGACACACTTCCTGTCGACCCATGGTTCCGCGTCGACTAACCCCGCAACGCCCTCCGATCTCCTCCAGGACCGTCAAATTATTGTTAAACTGGGAGATTCCGACGGCATTAAACTGTTTCGTACCCGAACACCCGCCGAAATCACGAAGCTTGCCGAAAAAGCGCGTGTAAAGGCGGCAAAGGCTACCGACGGCCTTGCGGTAGCATCGGCCAAATTCGTTGCGGCCAGACAATTGAAATCCGGGGATATCTCACTTAGCCTACGCACTGCAAAAGAGGCTGAAATCATGAGATGTCACCGGCTCGCCTGGGTGAAGCATTTATGGAAGGGTTCGGAAGTGCGACTGCCGAGCTGGGGGGTTGTTATTCATGATGTCAATGTACGATCGCTCGGAATCAATTCGGCTGCGGAGATCAAGGATCGAAAGCAAGGGATCACGAAGCAGCTACTCACTGAGAACTTATTCCACTGGGGTGCCGACGCAGAGATCACCCAGATCTCCTGGCTAGTACTCCCGGAGGGTAAGAAATCCGGCTCGCTAATTGTCGAGTTCTTGTCACCACATACTGCGAACAAGTCAATCGACACCGGAACACTCTGGGACTCGGAGGTGCTTACCACGGTCGT GAACACGTTCCTAGCCACCAAGGCGCAGAGCACCCAGCCAGGCGACGACATCATCACCAGCAATCACAAGAAGCAAGGGCCGGATCAGACTCGTCCCGCAATTTATTGCTGA
- a CDS encoding putative RNA-directed DNA polymerase from transposon X-element, which translates to MLGPIYDCGNNSVKVPRQVLDFLKGIQELTADIIKNPIGQEWRQQFEQLRQETSQIKQDIHAVRIASSNPIAAGSNRIRSYVDAIKSAPPLTHFLSTHGSASTNPATPSDLLQDRQIIVKLGDSDGIKLFRTRTPAEITKLAEKARVKAAKATDGLAVASAKFVAARQLKSGDISLSLRTAKEAEIMRCHRLAWVKHLWKGSEVRLPSWGVVIHDVNVRSLGINSAAEIKDRKQGITKQLLTENLFHWGADAEITQISWLVLPEGKKSGSLIVEFLSPHTANKSIDTGTLWDSEVLTTVVIILETASARETPHSMNRCPDFINEIERIQALAQARERHHRVPAYLSIGETRQGTPATTTVGSRSSGGSGPGTSTKQSSVQSKTKQSSGNRVQTATQAPRETPSAWQPTSEPEPEPEDTVMLGFNVGEAETGAIVESIRQSAQKPRGLGQSVHAPAGTRSEPPRRRAPSQATTSSPAITRSKGRIRLVPDANIGAAQKRARDEAYTYDDQKVTLLDSPSLSAPAASASEYPSALGKENTIFKGNAPRHNTVRTPGPRGRNKRTLDDQVSFTKSASSVRFTSRADLQEERRTRQFTKKIMATPTANE; encoded by the exons ATGCTCGGACCAATATATGATTG CGGTAACAACTCCGTTAAAGTCCCGAGGCAGGTTTTGGACTTTCTGAAAGGCATTCAGGAGCTCACTGCCGACATCATCAAGAACCCCATCGGCCAGGAATGGAGGCAGCAATTTGAACAGCTGCGCCAGGAGACCAGCCAGATCAAGCAAGACATTCACGCGGTGAGAATTGCTTCATCAAATCCGATCGCAGCTGGATCGAATCGGATCCGATCGTACGTCGATGCGATCAAGAGCGCGCCACCGCTGACACACTTCCTGTCGACCCATGGTTCCGCGTCGACTAACCCCGCAACGCCCTCCGATCTCCTCCAGGACCGTCAAATTATTGTTAAACTGGGAGATTCCGACGGCATTAAACTGTTTCGTACCCGAACACCCGCCGAAATCACGAAGCTTGCCGAAAAAGCGCGTGTAAAGGCGGCAAAGGCTACCGACGGCCTTGCGGTAGCATCGGCCAAATTCGTTGCGGCCAGACAATTGAAATCCGGGGATATCTCACTTAGCCTACGCACTGCAAAAGAGGCTGAAATCATGAGATGTCACCGGCTCGCCTGGGTGAAGCATTTATGGAAGGGTTCGGAAGTGCGACTGCCGAGCTGGGGGGTTGTTATTCATGATGTCAATGTACGATCGCTCGGAATCAATTCGGCTGCGGAGATCAAGGATCGAAAGCAAGGGATCACGAAGCAGCTACTCACTGAGAACTTATTCCACTGGGGTGCCGACGCAGAGATCACCCAGATCTCCTGGCTAGTACTCCCGGAGGGTAAGAAATCCGGCTCGCTAATTGTCGAGTTCTTGTCACCACATACTGCGAACAAGTCAATCGACACCGGAACACTCTGGGACTCGGAGGTGCTTACCACGGTCGT CATCATTCTCGAGACTGCTAGCGCAAGAGAGACGCCACACTCAATGAAC CGGTGCCCCGACTTTATCAATGAGATTGAGAGGATACAGGCTCTCGCGCAGGCGAGAGAGCGGCACCACCGGGTGCCGGCATACCTCTCAATCGGGGAGACTAGGCAGGGGACGCCGGCGACCACCACAGTAGGATCCAGAAGTTCAGGGGGTAGCGGCCCCGGGACTTCCACCAAGCAGAGCTCTGTACAGAGCAAAACAAAGCAAAGCTCCGGGAACAGAGTACAAACAGCCACACAGGCACCAAGGGAAACACCTAGCGCGTGGCAACCGACAAGCGagccagaaccagaaccgGAGGACACAGTGATGCTCGGCTTCAACGTAGGGGAAGCCGAGACAGGTGCAATCGTTGAATCGATCCGCCAATCGGCACAGAAACCAAGGGGGCTCGGTCAGTCGGTACATGCGCCAGCAGGAACACGTTCCGAGCCACCAAGGCGCAGAGCACCCAGCCAGGCGACGACATCATCACCAGCAATCACAAGAAGCAAGGGCCGGATCAGACTCGTCCCTGACGCGAATATAGGCGCCGCGCAGAAGCGTGCAAGAGATGAGGCGTACACCTATGACGATCAAAAAGTGACTCTCCTAGATTCGCCATCGCTATCGGCACCGGCGGCGTCAGCAAGCGAATACCCGAGCGCTCTCGGTAAGGAGAACACTATCTTCAAAGGGAATGCACCGAGACACAACACAGTGCGCACGCCAGGCCCCAGAGGCAGGAATAAGCGCACGCTTGACGACCAAGTCAGCTTCACGAAGTCGGCTTCGTCAGTTAGGTTCACTAGCAGAGCAGACCTCCAGGAAGAAAGGAGGACCCGCCAATTCACCAAGAAAATCATGGCAACACCGACTGCCAATGAATAA